A window from Mya arenaria isolate MELC-2E11 chromosome 9, ASM2691426v1 encodes these proteins:
- the LOC128246049 gene encoding M-phase inducer phosphatase 1-like, with amino-acid sequence MRKKLSVDHDLKSEETTLEEIFYKNFNKRRIDVNDVYHDQKRRRTSEVHPKSSQINDVITNESRPSTSDVIQAVERLSTNSDLVADGSRDNGLPTVAGKHKDLMAILPETMSDVLNGDYDHHIDHLTVIDCRYPYEFEGGHIRGAINLYTKDSIRNFLNETMTSSEKNHVIVFHCEFSSERGPKMYRHLRSLDRESNKDSYPQLNFPEVYLLEGGYKEFYHQFQDQCFPQIYVPMLHQEHVDDLRHFRVKSKSWAAGDKPRHRSRLSKSAGSSLRLTF; translated from the exons ATGAGAAAGAAGCTTTCCGTTGACCACGATCTGAAATCAGAGGAAACAACATTGGAGGAAATTTTCTACAAGAACTTCAACAAACGTAGGATTGACGTCAATGACGTTTACCATGATCAGAAAAGACGCCGAACTTCTGAGGTCCACCCGAAGTCATCCCAAATCAATGACGTCATCACAAATGAGAGCCGACCGTCTACGAGTGACGTCATTCAGGCGGTTGAACGGCTGTCGACGAACTCCGACCTTGTGGCAGATGGGTCACGGGACAACGGGCTCCCGACCGTGGCCGGCAAACACAAGGATCTCATGGCCATTTTGCCGGAAACG ATGTCAGATGTACTGAATGGCGACTACGACCACCATATTGATCACTTGACCGTCATTGACTGTAGATACCCGTACGAGTTTGAAGGAGGCCATATCCGGGGCGCCATTAATCTCTACACAAAGGACTCAATCCGGAACTTCCTGAACGAGACAATGACCTCATCAGAAAAGAATCACGTGATCGTTTTTCACTGCGAGTTCTCATCAGAACGAGGCCCAAAGATGTACCGCCATCTTAGATCGCTGGATCGTGAATCGAACAAGGATTCTTACCCACAACTGAACTTCCCAGAGGTTTACCTCTTGGAAGGCGGATACAAGGAGTTTTATCACCAGTTCCAG GACCAGTGCTTTCCCCAAATCTATGTTCCCATGTTGCACCAGGAGCACGTGGACGACTTACGTCACTTCCGTGTCAAGTCCAAGTCGTGGGCGGCAGGCGACAAACCACGTCACAGATCACGTTTAAGTAAATCTGCTGGAAGTTCTCTCAGACTTACCTTCTGA
- the LOC128246053 gene encoding M-phase inducer phosphatase 1-like, which yields MPPQSLDFCSVSPLARRFAAQNTRKKLSVDHDLKSEETTLEEIFYKNFNKRRIDVNDVYHDQKRRRTSEVHPKSSQINDVITNESRPSTSDVIQAVERLSTNSDLVADGSRDNGLPTVAGKHKDLMAILPETISAVLNGDYDHHIDHLTVIDCRYPYEFEGGHIRGAINLYTKDSIRNFLNETMTSSEKNHVIVFHCEFSSERGPKMYRHLRSLDRESNKNSYPQLNFPEVYLLEGGYKEFYHQFQDQCFPQIYVPMLHQEHVDDLRHFRVKSKSWAAGDKPRHRSRLSKSAGSSLRLTF from the exons ATGCCTCCACAGAGTTTGGATTTTTGTTCCGTGTCACCGTTGGCCCGCCGCTTCGCAGCGCA AAACACGAGAAAGAAGCTTTCCGTTGACCACGATCTGAAATCAGAGGAAACAACATTGGAGGAAATTTTCTACAAGAATTTCAACAAACGTAGGATTGACGTCAATGACGTTTACCATGATCAGAAAAGACGCCGAACTTCTGAGGTCCACCCGAAGTCATCCCAAATCAATGACGTCATCACAAATGAGAGCCGACCGTCTACGAGTGACGTCATTCAGGCGGTTGAACGGCTGTCGACGAACTCCGACCTTGTGGCAGATGGGTCACGGGACAACGGGCTCCCGACCGTGGCCGGCAAACACAAGGATCTCATGGCCATTTTGCCGGAAACG ATATCAGCTGTACTGAATGGCGACTACGATCACCATATTGATCACTTGACCGTCATTGACTGTAGATACCCGTACGAGTTTGAAGGAGGCCATATCCGGGGCGCCATTAATCTCTACACAAAGGACTCCATCCGGAACTTCCTGAACGAGACAATGACCTCATCAGAAAAGAATCACGTGATCGTTTTTCACTGCGAGTTCTCATCAGAACGAGGCCCAAAGATGTACCGCCATCTTAGATCGCTGGATCGTGAATCGAACAAGAATTCTTACCCACAACTGAACTTCCCAGAGGTTTACCTCTTGGAAGGCGGATACAAGGAGTTTTATCACCAGTTCCAG GACCAGTGCTTTCCCCAAATCTATGTTCCCATGTTGCACCAGGAGCACGTGGACGACTTACGTCACTTCCGTGTCAAGTCCAAGTCGTGGGCGGCAGGCGACAAACCACGTCACAGATCACGTTTAAGTAAATCTGCTGGAAGTTCTCTCAGACTTACCTTCTGA
- the LOC128246052 gene encoding M-phase inducer phosphatase 1-like, with product MRKKLSVDHDLKSEETTLEEIFYKNFNKRRIDVNDVYHDQKRRRTSEVHPKSSQINDVITNESRSSTSDVIQAVERLSTNSDLVADGSRDNGLPTVAGKHKDLMAILPETMSAVLNGDYDHHIDHLTVIDCRYPYEFEGGHIRGAINLYTKDSIRNFLNETMTSSEKNHVIVFHCEFSSERGPKMYRHLRSLDRESNKDSYPQLNFPEVYLLEGGYKEFYHQFQDQCFPQIYVPMLHQEHVDDLRHFRVKSKSWAAGDKPRHRSRLSKSAGSSLRLTF from the exons ATGAGAAAGAAGCTTTCCGTTGACCACGATCTGAAATCAGAGGAAACAACATTGGAGGAAATTTTCTACAAGAACTTCAACAAACGTAGGATTGACGTCAATGACGTTTACCATGATCAGAAAAGACGCCGAACTTCTGAGGTCCACCCGAAGTCATCCCAAATCAATGACGTCATCACAAATGAGAGCCGATCGTCTACGAGTGACGTCATTCAGGCGGTTGAACGGCTGTCGACGAACTCCGACCTTGTGGCAGATGGGTCACGGGACAACGGGCTCCCGACCGTGGCCGGCAAACACAAGGATCTCATGGCCATTTTGCCGGAAACG ATGTCAGCTGTACTGAATGGCGACTACGACCACCATATTGATCACTTGACCGTCATTGACTGTAGATACCCGTACGAGTTTGAAGGAGGCCATATCCGGGGCGCCATTAATCTCTACACAAAGGACTCCATCCGGAACTTCCTGAACGAGACAATGACCTCATCAGAAAAGAATCACGTGATCGTTTTTCACTGCGAGTTCTCATCAGAACGAGGCCCAAAGATGTACCGCCATCTTAGATCGCTGGATCGTGAATCGAACAAGGATTCTTACCCACAACTGAACTTCCCAGAGGTTTACCTCTTGGAAGGCGGATACAAGGAGTTTTATCACCAGTTCCAG GACCAGTGCTTTCCCCAAATCTATGTTCCCATGTTGCACCAGGAGCACGTGGACGACTTACGTCACTTCCGTGTCAAGTCCAAGTCGTGGGCGGCAGGCGACAAACCACGTCACAGATCACGTTTAAGTAAATCTGCTGGAAGTTCTCTCAGACTTACCTTCTGA
- the LOC128246050 gene encoding M-phase inducer phosphatase 1-like — MRKKLSVDHDLKSEETTLEEIFYKNFNKRRIDVNDVYHDQKRRRTSEVHPKSSQINDVITNESRPSTSDVIQAVERLSTNSDLVADGSRDNGLPTVAGKHKDLMAILPETMSAVLNGDYDHHIDHLTVIDCRYPYEFEGGHIRGAINLYTKDSIRNFLNETMTSSEKNHVIVFHCEFSSERGPKMYRHLRSLDRESNKDSYPQLNFPEVYLLEGGYKEFYHQFQDQCFPQIYVPMLHQEHVDDLRHFRVKSKSWAAGDKPRHRSRLSKSAGSSLRLTF, encoded by the exons ATGAGAAAGAAGCTTTCCGTTGACCACGATCTGAAATCAGAGGAAACAACATTGGAGGAAATTTTCTACAAGAACTTCAACAAACGTAGGATTGACGTCAATGACGTTTACCATGATCAGAAAAGACGCCGAACTTCTGAGGTCCACCCGAAGTCATCCCAAATCAATGACGTCATCACAAATGAGAGCCGACCGTCTACGAGTGACGTCATTCAGGCGGTTGAACGGCTGTCGACGAACTCCGACCTTGTGGCAGATGGGTCACGGGACAACGGGCTCCCGACCGTGGCCGGCAAACACAAGGATCTCATGGCCATTTTGCCGGAAACG ATGTCAGCTGTACTGAATGGCGACTACGACCACCATATTGATCACTTGACCGTCATTGACTGTAGATACCCGTACGAGTTTGAAGGAGGCCATATCCGGGGCGCCATTAATCTCTACACAAAGGACTCAATCCGGAACTTCCTGAACGAGACAATGACCTCATCAGAAAAGAATCACGTGATCGTTTTTCACTGCGAGTTCTCATCAGAACGAGGCCCAAAGATGTACCGCCATCTTAGATCGCTGGATCGTGAATCGAACAAGGATTCTTACCCACAACTGAACTTCCCAGAGGTTTACCTCTTGGAAGGCGGATACAAGGAGTTTTATCACCAGTTCCAG GACCAGTGCTTTCCCCAAATCTATGTTCCCATGTTGCACCAGGAGCACGTGGACGACTTACGTCACTTCCGTGTCAAGTCCAAGTCGTGGGCGGCAGGCGACAAACCACGTCACAGATCACGTTTAAGTAAATCTGCTGGAAGTTCTCTCAGACTTACCTTCTGA